A single region of the Terriglobales bacterium genome encodes:
- the yidD gene encoding membrane protein insertion efficiency factor YidD, with protein MKSALLTLLRAYQRWISPLLSPACRYVPSCSEYAHEAIDSHGAVKGVLLAAWRLLRCHPLARGGFDPVPNGVAHAPARVRDLKPETLRLKPE; from the coding sequence ATGAAATCGGCGCTCCTCACCTTGTTGCGCGCTTACCAGCGGTGGATCTCGCCGCTGCTGTCGCCGGCGTGCCGTTATGTCCCGAGCTGCTCGGAATATGCGCACGAAGCAATTGATTCTCACGGTGCCGTGAAAGGCGTCCTGCTTGCCGCCTGGCGCCTGCTGCGCTGTCATCCCTTGGCGCGCGGCGGATTCGATCCCGTGCCGAACGGTGTGGCACACGCGCCCGCGCGTGTGCGCGACCTCAAGCCTGAAACCTTGCGCCTGAAGCCTGAATGA
- the rnpA gene encoding ribonuclease P protein component, translating to MKPLSHSFAARADASAFEAVRRCASPERPGNDASGAGLPPAGAVSGNALRFAKTSKLLRHSDFQRVYKQGRRHFAAHMTVFYLQRTDVAGPRSAGTVTGPRVGFTVGRILGGAVDRNRIKRRLREAVRHHLSGLALPVDVVINPKKSALLAEFAVLDQEIARAFRVISEKARI from the coding sequence GTGAAACCCCTGTCCCATTCTTTTGCAGCACGCGCCGATGCTTCCGCCTTCGAAGCGGTGCGCCGATGCGCGTCACCGGAACGCCCGGGCAACGACGCGTCTGGCGCCGGCCTGCCGCCCGCCGGCGCCGTGTCCGGCAATGCGCTGCGTTTCGCCAAGACCTCGAAGCTTCTTCGCCATTCAGATTTTCAGCGCGTGTACAAACAGGGCCGACGCCACTTCGCCGCGCACATGACCGTGTTCTACCTGCAGCGGACTGATGTAGCCGGGCCGCGCTCGGCCGGGACTGTCACTGGGCCGCGGGTCGGGTTTACCGTGGGACGCATCCTCGGCGGCGCCGTGGACCGCAACCGGATCAAGCGCCGCCTGCGCGAGGCGGTGCGCCACCACTTGTCTGGGCTGGCGCTGCCCGTCGATGTGGTGATAAACCCGAAGAAGTCGGCGCTGCTCGCCGAGTTTGCCGTTCTGGACCAGGAGATAGCCCGCGCCTTCCGGGTGATCAGCGAAAAGGCTCGCATATGA
- the rpmH gene encoding 50S ribosomal protein L34 has product MPKRTFQPNRRRRSKTHGFRSRMKTKSGQAVLSRRRAKGRKRVSVKPGFRD; this is encoded by the coding sequence ATGCCGAAGCGCACGTTCCAGCCAAACCGGCGCCGCCGGTCCAAAACGCACGGATTTCGCAGCCGGATGAAGACCAAGAGCGGACAAGCGGTTCTCTCGCGCCGGCGCGCCAAGGGCCGCAAGCGGGTCTCGGTCAAGCCCGGCTTTCGGGATTAG
- the dnaA gene encoding chromosomal replication initiator protein DnaA, with the protein MSVSSAITAVNPWMRILDALEKKINRHSYDTWLKPTRFSHTSDHTLFVLVPNPEFGQMAERYEDLILEAMEDLGLELQDIEFVTLPPVSPPAPTAAANTPVRHDGGFNPAPSPGLAGTSAAAAGVKVQQQQRFDWDSAAQLNPRYTFEAFVCGAGNQFAHAAALAVAESPSKAYNPLFLYGGVGMGKTHLMQAIGHEVKRHNPQMSICYLSSERFTNEMINSLRYDKMTSFRDKFRTVDVLLIDDIQFLAQKERTQEEFFHTFNALHESMRQIIIASDRPPKELAEIEDRLRSRFEWGLIADIQPPDLETKVAILQKKAESERVQLPTDVALFIASNIRSNVRELEGAFIRLVAHASLTGGEISLSYAQTVLKNFIDSQQRKITIDSIQKAVAEQFGLRLAEIKAKNNSRAIVYPRQIAMYLAKHMTDSSLPEIGRQFGGKHHTTVLHSIDKIDTVRKNDKDLNRLLNKLTETLGG; encoded by the coding sequence ATGTCCGTGTCGTCCGCAATCACTGCTGTGAATCCCTGGATGCGCATTCTGGATGCGCTGGAAAAGAAGATCAACCGCCACTCCTACGACACGTGGCTGAAGCCGACCCGTTTCAGTCATACCAGCGATCACACGCTGTTCGTGCTGGTGCCGAACCCGGAGTTCGGACAAATGGCGGAGCGCTACGAGGACCTGATCCTGGAAGCGATGGAGGACTTGGGCCTGGAGTTACAGGACATCGAGTTCGTGACCCTGCCGCCGGTGTCGCCACCGGCGCCGACGGCGGCGGCCAACACCCCGGTGCGGCACGATGGCGGGTTTAATCCCGCCCCATCCCCTGGTTTGGCCGGGACCTCGGCGGCAGCGGCGGGGGTGAAGGTGCAGCAGCAGCAGCGCTTCGACTGGGACAGCGCCGCGCAACTGAATCCGCGCTACACCTTCGAGGCCTTTGTCTGCGGCGCCGGCAACCAGTTCGCCCACGCCGCCGCGCTGGCGGTGGCGGAGAGTCCCTCGAAAGCCTACAACCCGCTGTTCCTCTATGGCGGTGTCGGCATGGGCAAGACGCACCTGATGCAGGCCATCGGGCACGAGGTCAAACGCCATAACCCGCAGATGTCCATCTGCTACTTGTCCAGTGAGCGCTTTACCAACGAGATGATCAATTCTCTGCGCTACGACAAGATGACCAGTTTCCGTGACAAGTTCCGCACCGTCGACGTGCTGCTGATCGATGACATCCAGTTCCTGGCGCAGAAAGAACGGACGCAGGAAGAGTTCTTCCACACCTTCAATGCGCTGCACGAGTCGATGCGGCAGATCATTATCGCCAGCGACCGGCCGCCAAAAGAGCTGGCCGAGATCGAAGACCGGCTGCGCTCGCGCTTCGAGTGGGGATTGATCGCTGACATCCAGCCGCCCGACCTGGAAACCAAGGTCGCCATCCTGCAGAAGAAGGCGGAGTCGGAACGGGTGCAGCTGCCCACCGACGTGGCATTGTTCATCGCTTCCAATATCCGCTCCAACGTCAGAGAACTGGAAGGGGCGTTTATTCGCCTGGTGGCGCACGCATCGTTGACGGGCGGTGAGATCAGCCTGAGCTATGCGCAAACCGTCCTCAAGAACTTCATTGATTCGCAGCAGCGCAAAATTACGATTGATTCCATTCAGAAGGCGGTGGCGGAGCAATTCGGGCTGCGCCTGGCGGAGATCAAGGCGAAGAACAACTCGCGCGCCATCGTGTACCCGCGGCAGATCGCGATGTACCTGGCCAAGCACATGACCGATTCTTCGTTGCCGGAAATCGGGCGCCAGTTCGGCGGCAAGCACCACACCACCGTGCTGCACTCGATTGACAAGATTGACACCGTGCGCAAAAACGACAAGGACCTGAACCGGTTGCTCAACAAGCTGACCGAGACCCTGGGCGGATGA
- the dnaN gene encoding DNA polymerase III subunit beta, with amino-acid sequence MEITVSKSDLLKELTATQGVVERKTTIPILSNFLFEAAGDRLSITATDLDLSLRTGCSAKIKKEGACTIPARRLFDYVKLLPDGEIAIKLLENHWVNLRLGRSNTKMVGMARSNFPSLPAFPGGTAFKLPSQMLHRMIAKTIFAISNEESRYTLNGALLVLKPESMIMVATDGHRLAHIENTSARFHGVSGEMRILVPKKAMGELNSLLSDYDGEHVEFAKDESTLFFRLGDRLLTSRQLTGQFPNYEAVLPRDNSKSVTVPTEAISSAIQRVAQFADERSGAIRLKLDKGEIKVSSSSSDAGESEDSIETSYQGDSLTIGFNSQYLLDFFKAAGTGEVRFEFKDPQSAGQLRPEEPPDSDYKYRYIVMPMRI; translated from the coding sequence ATGGAAATCACGGTCAGCAAGTCGGATTTGCTGAAAGAACTGACGGCGACCCAGGGCGTGGTCGAGCGCAAGACCACGATTCCCATCCTGTCGAATTTCCTGTTCGAAGCTGCGGGGGATCGGCTCTCGATCACGGCCACCGACCTGGATTTGAGCCTGCGCACCGGTTGCTCGGCCAAGATCAAGAAGGAAGGCGCGTGCACCATTCCGGCGCGGCGGCTGTTCGACTACGTCAAGCTGCTGCCCGACGGCGAAATCGCCATCAAGCTGCTGGAGAACCACTGGGTCAACCTGCGCCTCGGCCGCTCCAACACCAAGATGGTGGGCATGGCGCGCTCGAATTTTCCCAGCCTGCCCGCGTTTCCGGGCGGGACAGCGTTCAAGCTGCCGTCGCAAATGCTGCACCGGATGATCGCAAAGACAATTTTTGCGATTTCAAACGAAGAGTCGCGCTACACGCTGAACGGGGCGCTGCTGGTGCTGAAGCCGGAGTCGATGATCATGGTTGCGACCGACGGTCATCGGCTGGCGCACATCGAGAACACGTCCGCGCGTTTCCACGGCGTTTCGGGCGAGATGCGGATCCTGGTGCCAAAGAAAGCGATGGGCGAGCTGAACTCGCTGCTCAGCGATTACGACGGCGAGCACGTAGAGTTCGCCAAAGACGAATCCACGCTGTTTTTCCGGCTTGGCGACCGCTTGCTGACCTCACGCCAGCTTACCGGGCAATTTCCCAACTACGAGGCGGTGCTGCCGCGCGACAACAGCAAATCCGTCACCGTGCCCACGGAGGCCATCTCGTCGGCCATCCAGCGCGTGGCGCAGTTTGCCGACGAACGCAGCGGGGCGATCCGGCTCAAGTTGGATAAGGGAGAGATCAAGGTTTCGTCGTCGTCGAGCGATGCCGGCGAATCGGAAGACTCGATTGAGACCAGCTACCAGGGCGATTCGCTGACCATCGGCTTCAACAGCCAGTACCTGCTGGACTTTTTCAAAGCCGCCGGCACTGGCGAGGTGCGATTCGAATTCAAAGATCCGCAGTCGGCAGGACAGTTGCGGCCGGAAGAGCCGCCGGACAGCGACTACAAGTACCGCTACATCGTGATGCCGATGAGGATCTGA
- the mscL gene encoding large conductance mechanosensitive channel protein MscL, with the protein MKGFKQFLLRGNVVDLAVAVVIGAAFGTVVAALVKDLLTPLIAAIVGKPDFSAFYFDLHGSRFLYGDFVNAVLSFLIVAAAVYYFVVLPINTLIQRYHKEPAPADPTTKKCPECMSEIPIAARKCAFCTSALA; encoded by the coding sequence ATGAAAGGCTTCAAGCAATTCCTGTTGCGCGGCAACGTGGTGGATTTGGCGGTGGCGGTGGTGATCGGCGCGGCGTTTGGCACGGTGGTGGCCGCCCTGGTGAAGGACCTTCTGACGCCGTTGATTGCCGCCATCGTCGGCAAGCCGGATTTTTCCGCCTTCTATTTCGACCTGCACGGCAGCCGGTTTCTGTACGGAGACTTCGTGAACGCGGTACTGTCGTTCCTGATCGTCGCGGCGGCCGTGTACTACTTTGTCGTGTTGCCGATCAACACGCTGATCCAGCGTTATCACAAGGAACCGGCGCCGGCGGATCCGACCACGAAGAAATGTCCCGAGTGCATGAGCGAAATTCCGATTGCGGCGCGCAAGTGCGCCTTCTGCACCTCGGCGCTGGCCTAG
- the gyrB gene encoding DNA topoisomerase (ATP-hydrolyzing) subunit B, producing the protein MASKENVSATATVEAKAEKKNGKVDAEVAGKSSNGRASNGNGDAAYTADSIKVLGGMEAVRKRPAMYIGSTGELGLHHLVYEVVDNSVDEALAGYADRVEVTIHIDNSVTVVDNGRGIPVGDMDIDGEKIPAAQVVMTTLHAGGKFDSSTYKVSGGLHGVGVSCVNALSEELELEVWRPDQGTFEQSYSRGEPTSKLKKTGSAGRKSGTKVHFTPDKTIFTVTEYNFDTLAQRLRELAFLNKGLVITLTDERSTDAKTGENKRLEFKYTGGIAEFVKHLNKGKSVLHDRPIYMEAERDGVTMEIALQYNDGYSENVFSFANNINTVDGGTHLSGFRTSLTRTINYAGQQLGLFKDVKENLTGDDVREGLVAVISVKLSQPQFEGQTKGKLNSDIAGTVQAFVNERLGAFFEQNPPVARKIINKAIEAARAREAARKARDLTRRKGALDGGGLPGKLADCSERQPERCELFLVEGESAGGTAKQGRDRRFQAILPLKGKILNVEKARYDKMLGHEEIRAMITALGTGIGKDDFDPIKLRYGKIILMTDADVDGSHIRTLLLTFFFRHMNELIKRGNVFIAQPPLYGIKKGKATQYIKDDREFVRVMVKRASEGIIVRYGEGAAKLEGAPLTRFITTLKDYLDFFDKVCNRLRSEAVAGVLPKIDLAKRADFEGEKSAPPRKIKELEKELKKIAKQEELKSVEVKYDEEHNLWQVHFVNAQGAEHVIGWELASTPEYRQMMAKYKQIAENMEPPFVIEFKTRETATNGNKEEELSETEKAELEKAEKKAPKAAARRKGPELEPVEKPTVRELFDYVLNEGKKDFTVQRYKGLGEMSAEQLWQTTMDPERRTLLAVKAEDIEACEAIFTTLMGEDVEARRKFIEDNALDVKNLDI; encoded by the coding sequence ATGGCGAGCAAAGAGAACGTGAGCGCCACGGCAACCGTCGAGGCGAAAGCGGAAAAAAAGAACGGCAAAGTAGACGCAGAAGTCGCGGGCAAGAGCAGCAATGGCCGCGCTTCCAACGGCAACGGCGACGCCGCCTACACTGCCGACTCCATCAAAGTGCTGGGCGGAATGGAAGCGGTGCGCAAGCGCCCCGCCATGTACATCGGTTCGACCGGCGAGCTGGGGCTGCATCACCTGGTGTACGAGGTGGTGGACAATTCGGTGGATGAGGCGCTGGCCGGATATGCGGACCGCGTCGAGGTCACGATTCATATCGATAACTCGGTCACCGTGGTGGACAACGGCCGCGGCATTCCGGTCGGCGACATGGACATCGACGGCGAAAAAATTCCTGCCGCGCAAGTGGTGATGACCACCTTGCACGCCGGCGGCAAGTTTGATTCCTCGACCTACAAAGTATCGGGCGGATTGCACGGCGTTGGCGTCAGCTGCGTCAACGCGCTGAGCGAAGAGTTGGAGCTGGAAGTATGGCGGCCTGATCAAGGCACTTTCGAACAGAGCTATTCCCGAGGCGAGCCCACCAGCAAGCTGAAGAAAACTGGCAGCGCCGGACGCAAGAGCGGAACCAAGGTCCATTTCACACCCGACAAAACCATCTTCACGGTTACTGAATACAACTTCGACACCCTGGCGCAGCGGCTGCGCGAATTGGCCTTCCTCAACAAGGGCCTGGTGATTACGCTCACCGACGAGCGCTCTACCGACGCCAAGACGGGCGAAAACAAGCGCCTGGAATTCAAGTACACCGGCGGCATCGCCGAGTTCGTGAAGCATTTGAACAAAGGCAAATCAGTGCTGCACGACCGGCCCATCTACATGGAAGCCGAGCGCGACGGCGTGACCATGGAAATCGCGCTGCAATACAACGACGGCTACTCGGAAAACGTTTTCAGCTTCGCCAACAACATCAACACGGTTGACGGCGGCACGCATTTGTCCGGCTTCCGCACCTCCCTTACCCGCACCATCAACTACGCGGGGCAGCAGCTTGGGTTGTTCAAAGACGTGAAGGAGAACCTTACCGGCGATGACGTCCGGGAAGGCCTGGTGGCGGTGATCTCGGTAAAGCTGTCGCAGCCACAGTTTGAAGGGCAGACCAAGGGCAAGCTGAATTCCGACATTGCCGGAACAGTGCAGGCGTTCGTGAACGAGCGCCTGGGAGCGTTTTTCGAGCAGAACCCGCCGGTGGCGCGCAAGATCATCAACAAAGCCATCGAGGCGGCGCGGGCGCGCGAAGCGGCGCGCAAGGCGCGTGATCTGACCCGCCGCAAAGGCGCACTCGACGGCGGGGGATTGCCGGGCAAACTCGCCGATTGTTCCGAGCGCCAGCCGGAGCGCTGCGAACTGTTCCTGGTGGAGGGCGAGAGCGCCGGCGGCACCGCCAAGCAGGGACGCGACCGGCGTTTCCAGGCCATCCTGCCGCTGAAAGGCAAGATCCTGAACGTGGAGAAGGCGCGTTACGACAAGATGCTCGGGCACGAGGAAATCCGCGCCATGATCACGGCGCTGGGCACCGGCATCGGCAAGGATGATTTCGATCCCATCAAGCTGCGCTACGGCAAGATCATCCTGATGACCGACGCCGACGTGGACGGCTCGCACATCCGCACCCTGCTGCTCACGTTTTTCTTCCGCCACATGAACGAGCTGATCAAGCGCGGCAACGTGTTCATCGCGCAGCCGCCGCTGTACGGCATCAAGAAGGGCAAGGCGACGCAGTACATCAAGGACGACCGCGAGTTCGTGCGGGTGATGGTGAAGCGCGCCTCCGAAGGCATCATCGTGCGCTACGGGGAAGGCGCGGCCAAGCTGGAAGGCGCGCCGCTGACGCGGTTCATCACCACGCTGAAGGATTATCTCGATTTCTTCGACAAAGTCTGCAACCGGTTGCGCAGCGAAGCCGTCGCCGGCGTGCTGCCGAAAATAGATCTGGCCAAGCGCGCCGACTTTGAAGGCGAGAAGAGCGCGCCGCCCCGGAAGATCAAAGAACTCGAGAAAGAGCTGAAGAAGATCGCCAAGCAGGAAGAACTCAAGAGCGTGGAAGTGAAGTATGACGAGGAGCACAACCTGTGGCAGGTGCACTTCGTCAACGCCCAGGGCGCCGAGCACGTCATTGGCTGGGAACTGGCCTCCACGCCGGAGTATCGCCAGATGATGGCGAAGTACAAGCAGATCGCGGAGAACATGGAGCCGCCGTTCGTCATCGAGTTCAAGACGCGCGAAACCGCCACCAACGGCAACAAGGAAGAAGAACTCAGCGAGACCGAGAAGGCGGAACTGGAAAAGGCGGAGAAGAAGGCGCCCAAGGCCGCCGCGCGCCGCAAGGGTCCGGAGCTGGAGCCGGTGGAGAAGCCGACCGTCCGCGAGCTCTTCGATTACGTGCTCAACGAGGGCAAGAAGGACTTCACGGTGCAGCGCTACAAAGGGCTGGGCGAAATGAGCGCCGAGCAATTGTGGCAGACCACCATGGACCCCGAGCGCCGCACCCTGCTGGCGGTGAAGGCGGAGGACATCGAGGCTTGCGAAGCCATCTTCACCACGCTGATGGGCGAAGACGTGGAAGCGCGGCGGAAGTTCATCGAAGACAACGCGCTGGACGTGAAGAATCTGGACATCTAG
- a CDS encoding DUF4349 domain-containing protein, translated as MKRGGVMGGVIGGVPGGVPAGFLGGVRQLNDELRIVRTADFQLQTARPAEMVEKLAELAAQHAGTIQNSAVTGTERSQWAQVTMQVPVAHFDEVRRQVRQLATSVQKESTDSRDVSRTLTDEDAKLRNLRAEESQYLAIIKRASRVKDIVAVTEKLSEVRGEIERLEAERRYLSGQVEMAAIAITIGTVAEAEVLGLHWRPRYQARLAVLSTLSGLTDYADAMVQLLVHLPLLAVWILTAMLLGRVGWAVLRFLARRFFVGKPQAAVAQS; from the coding sequence ATGAAGCGAGGCGGTGTCATGGGCGGCGTCATCGGTGGCGTGCCGGGCGGTGTGCCTGCTGGATTCCTGGGAGGAGTGCGTCAGCTCAACGATGAGCTACGGATCGTTCGCACGGCTGACTTTCAGCTTCAGACTGCACGCCCAGCGGAAATGGTTGAGAAATTGGCGGAGCTAGCGGCTCAACACGCAGGCACCATCCAGAACTCGGCTGTGACCGGGACCGAGCGCTCGCAGTGGGCACAGGTGACGATGCAAGTGCCTGTCGCTCACTTCGACGAAGTGCGCCGCCAGGTGCGTCAATTGGCCACCAGCGTCCAAAAAGAGAGCACCGACTCCCGCGACGTCTCGCGGACGTTGACCGACGAAGATGCGAAGCTGCGCAATCTTCGCGCCGAAGAGTCGCAATACCTGGCGATCATCAAACGTGCGAGCCGGGTGAAAGACATCGTCGCGGTAACGGAAAAGCTCAGCGAAGTGCGGGGCGAAATTGAACGGCTGGAAGCCGAGCGGAGGTATTTATCTGGACAAGTGGAAATGGCGGCAATTGCCATCACGATCGGGACCGTCGCGGAGGCGGAGGTGTTGGGCCTGCACTGGCGTCCGCGGTACCAGGCGAGGCTAGCCGTCCTGAGCACACTTTCCGGACTCACTGATTACGCAGACGCGATGGTACAGCTGTTGGTGCACTTGCCGTTGCTCGCGGTTTGGATTTTGACCGCTATGCTCCTCGGCCGGGTGGGTTGGGCGGTATTGCGGTTCCTGGCGCGGCGATTTTTTGTCGGCAAACCTCAAGCAGCGGTAGCGCAGAGCTGA
- a CDS encoding chorismate mutase — MATQISDWRAAIDVLDGQLLQLLNIRAKLACELAKVKRESGVEIVDPEREQQVLARVRQGNSGPFDHDAITRIFQSIIAEARRVEAAIE; from the coding sequence ATGGCTACCCAAATATCCGACTGGCGCGCCGCGATTGATGTTCTCGACGGCCAGCTGCTGCAGCTTCTTAACATCCGCGCCAAGCTTGCCTGCGAGCTGGCCAAGGTAAAGCGCGAATCCGGCGTCGAGATCGTGGATCCCGAACGCGAGCAGCAGGTGCTGGCCCGCGTCCGGCAGGGCAATAGCGGCCCCTTCGACCACGATGCCATTACGCGTATCTTCCAGAGCATCATTGCAGAAGCGCGGCGCGTCGAAGCTGCCATCGAGTAA
- a CDS encoding DUF1328 family protein: MLTWAIIFAVCALIFGLLGFSGLAAGFATIARFLLALFLILLVLVLIFGGTLFHPAVH; this comes from the coding sequence ATGCTGACTTGGGCGATCATCTTTGCCGTCTGCGCTCTGATCTTCGGATTGCTGGGCTTCTCCGGCCTGGCCGCGGGCTTTGCCACCATCGCGCGTTTCCTGCTGGCGCTGTTTCTGATTCTGCTGGTGCTGGTTCTGATCTTTGGCGGAACGCTGTTCCACCCGGCCGTTCATTGA
- the lpxC gene encoding UDP-3-O-acyl-N-acetylglucosamine deacetylase produces the protein MAARKVSATSLLAYEQTIRSAVECHGVGLHSGAPVHLRILPAAAGTGIVFRRLDLDGFLVEAISRNVARVSYATSLMKKGVLISTTEHLLSALIGLGVDNAIVELDNLELPILDGSARPFMDLVMSVGLKKQRRRRIYLRIRRELELREAGKSLAVYPAPGYSVSYTINFPHPLIGRETFEVELSDGQYRREIAPARTFGFLEQEKAMRDQGLIRGATPENVIVLTRDGVVNGPLRYPDEFVRHKVLDLIGDLALLGRRIIGRVVADRAGHAMHTALVSRLLRDRTLWEETEEDTSGELAYSGAAELRT, from the coding sequence ATGGCTGCGCGGAAAGTGAGCGCGACCTCCCTTCTGGCATACGAACAGACAATCCGCAGCGCGGTTGAATGTCACGGCGTAGGCTTGCATTCGGGAGCGCCCGTGCATTTGCGCATCCTGCCGGCGGCGGCGGGCACCGGCATTGTCTTTCGCCGCCTGGACCTGGATGGATTCCTGGTTGAAGCCATCAGCCGCAACGTCGCCCGTGTCAGCTACGCCACCAGCTTGATGAAGAAAGGCGTGCTCATCTCCACCACTGAGCACCTGCTATCGGCGTTGATCGGCCTGGGCGTGGACAACGCCATCGTCGAACTCGACAACCTGGAGCTGCCAATTCTGGACGGCAGCGCGCGTCCGTTCATGGACCTGGTGATGAGCGTCGGGCTGAAGAAGCAGAGACGGCGCCGGATTTACCTGCGCATCCGCCGCGAGCTGGAGCTTCGCGAGGCCGGCAAATCGCTGGCGGTGTATCCTGCGCCCGGCTATTCGGTTTCCTACACCATCAATTTTCCGCATCCGCTGATCGGCCGCGAAACCTTCGAAGTGGAACTTTCCGACGGCCAATACCGCCGCGAGATCGCGCCGGCCCGCACTTTCGGTTTCTTGGAGCAGGAGAAGGCCATGCGCGACCAGGGCCTGATCCGCGGCGCCACGCCGGAAAACGTCATCGTGCTCACCCGCGACGGCGTGGTCAACGGACCTCTCCGCTACCCGGACGAATTCGTCCGTCACAAGGTGCTGGACCTGATTGGCGACCTGGCTCTGCTCGGACGTCGCATCATCGGCCGCGTTGTGGCTGACCGCGCCGGCCACGCCATGCACACCGCGCTGGTCTCTCGCCTGCTGCGCGACCGGACGTTGTGGGAGGAAACCGAGGAAGACACGTCCGGGGAGCTCGCCTATTCCGGCGCGGCGGAACTTCGTACTTAA
- a CDS encoding PilZ domain-containing protein: MALQSLLLSRDDDVIRVLRRVLTDLEIDVEVCNGSDKAGEQLARRKWDAIIIDCDDVQGAVDVLRTVRQSPSNKTSTTFAIINGITSVRIAFELGANLALEKPITADRAKHSFRAVHGMMLAERRRYYRHPVDMAVTLKFEDKDTGRSFDLMATAVNLSEGGMALNLKSKPPDTKAVAMVHFMLPGTKTWIETPGTIAWADGEGLAGVRFENTPYAVKEHMARWFTQTMTAEKKPAQPAREKRRFWQS; encoded by the coding sequence ATGGCGTTACAGTCACTGCTGCTCAGCCGTGACGATGATGTAATCCGCGTCTTGCGGCGGGTGCTCACCGACCTCGAGATCGACGTCGAGGTCTGCAACGGGTCCGACAAGGCAGGCGAGCAGCTGGCGCGCCGCAAGTGGGACGCTATCATCATCGACTGCGACGACGTCCAGGGCGCGGTTGACGTGTTGCGCACGGTACGCCAGAGCCCGTCCAACAAGACTTCCACTACTTTCGCCATCATCAACGGCATCACCAGCGTGCGCATCGCCTTCGAGCTGGGCGCCAACCTGGCGCTGGAGAAACCGATCACCGCCGACCGCGCCAAGCACAGCTTCCGCGCCGTCCACGGCATGATGCTGGCCGAGCGCCGCCGCTACTACCGCCACCCGGTGGACATGGCGGTCACGCTGAAGTTTGAAGACAAAGACACCGGCCGCAGCTTTGACCTGATGGCCACTGCGGTCAACCTGAGCGAAGGGGGCATGGCGCTGAACCTCAAGTCGAAGCCGCCGGACACCAAGGCGGTTGCCATGGTTCATTTCATGCTGCCGGGAACCAAGACTTGGATTGAGACTCCGGGGACCATCGCTTGGGCGGATGGCGAAGGATTGGCCGGCGTACGTTTTGAAAACACGCCCTACGCCGTCAAAGAACATATGGCGCGCTGGTTTACCCAGACGATGACGGCAGAAAAGAAGCCGGCCCAGCCGGCGCGCGAGAAACGCAGGTTCTGGCAAAGCTGA
- the folK gene encoding 2-amino-4-hydroxy-6-hydroxymethyldihydropteridine diphosphokinase has product MRKNVYLSLGSNVGDRAGNLREALRRLGELGEVAAVSSYYETEPVDFLAQPWFLNCAVVVATDKMPRQFLGALQKIEQEMGRKRVQPKGPRVIDLDILMFGSAVVDTAQLTIPHPAMHERRFVLEPLAEIAPEARHPVFKRTVRELRDALPPGQQVKKVAGSS; this is encoded by the coding sequence ATGCGCAAGAACGTGTATCTCTCGCTGGGTTCCAACGTGGGCGATCGCGCCGGCAACCTGCGCGAGGCCCTGCGCCGGCTGGGGGAATTGGGCGAGGTGGCCGCGGTCTCCTCGTATTACGAAACCGAGCCCGTCGATTTCCTGGCCCAACCCTGGTTCCTGAACTGCGCCGTCGTGGTCGCAACCGACAAAATGCCGCGCCAGTTCCTGGGTGCGCTGCAGAAGATCGAGCAGGAGATGGGACGCAAGCGGGTGCAGCCCAAAGGTCCCCGGGTGATCGACCTCGATATCCTGATGTTCGGTTCGGCGGTGGTGGATACCGCGCAACTGACCATCCCGCATCCGGCGATGCACGAGCGCCGCTTCGTGCTGGAACCGCTGGCCGAGATCGCGCCTGAGGCCCGTCACCCGGTCTTCAAGCGGACCGTGCGCGAGCTGCGCGACGCGCTACCTCCGGGACAGCAGGTGAAGAAGGTAGCTGGTAGTTCGTAG